A single Mobula hypostoma chromosome 26, sMobHyp1.1, whole genome shotgun sequence DNA region contains:
- the LOC134338189 gene encoding homeobox-containing protein 1-like isoform X4, giving the protein MSYYNDEPRYTIEQIDLLQRLRRSGMTKHEIIHALETMERLDQEQSEKFVRRPNYSSNYGNNVSASSSTASAATQTQSIAQSPSPSNSYDTSPPPYNTSHTGRESIASERLVASGTLSPRYQNSGSQRSYSFDTGDDDADLEEKVEEYMRRDSNAVKEEIKAFLANRRISQAVVGQVTGISQSYISQWLLQQGLDMSEPKKRAFYRWYLLEKNSPGATLSMRPVSTTTTEDPEWRSNVSPVTGNFRLRRGSRFTWRKECLSVMESYFGENQYPDEAKREEIANACNTVIQKPGKKLSEFERVTPLKVYNWFANRRKEMKRRANIEAAILESHGIDVQSPGGHSNSDDIEVNDYCEQVSHDY; this is encoded by the exons ATGTCTTACTACAATGACGAGCCTCGATACACCATTGAACAAATTGATCTCCTCCAACGCCTGCGCCGATCAGGAATGACTAAACACGAAATAATTCATGCACTTGAAACAATGGAGCGGCTTGACCAGGAGCAAAGTGAAAAGTTTGTTAGGCGGCCTAACTACAGTAGTAACTATGGAAACAATGTTTCTGCATCCTCTTCGACGGCTTCTGCTGCTACACAGACTCAAAGTATTGCTCAATCTCCCTCGCCTAGCAATAGCTATGACACATCACCTCCACCCTACAATACAAGCCACACTGGACGGGAAAGCATAGCAAGTGAGAGACTTGTTGCCAGTGGGACACTATCTCCGCGGTACCAGAACAGTGGCAGTCAGAGGTCTTATAGTTTTGACACAGGAGATGATGATGCAGACTTGGAAGAGAAGGTGGAGGAGTACATGAG GAGAGACAGCAATGCAGTAAAAGAAGAAATCAAAGCGTTTTTAGCCAATCGGAGGATTTCTCAGGCTGTAGTTGGGCAAGTCACAG GTATTAGCCAAAGTTATATATCTCAGTGGCTATTGCAGCAGGGTCTTGATATGAGTGAACCCAAGAAGAGGGCATTTTATCGGTGGTATCTTCTAGAAAAAAATAGTCCAG GTGCTACTTTAAGTATGAGGCCAGTTTCAACCACAACAACAGAAGATCCTGAGTGGCGATCAAACGTCAGTCCAGTGACTGGAAACTTTCGTCTCAGAAGAGGAAGTAGATTTACCTGGCGCAAAGAGTGCCTGTCTGTCATGGAAAG TTATTTTGGTGAAAATCAGTATCCTGATGAGGCAAAGCGTGAGGAAATTGCAAATGCTTGCAATACAGTCATACAAAAACCAG GTAAAAAGCTTTCAGAATTTGAACGAGTTACTCCTCTGAAAGTGTATAACTGGTTTGCCAATCGTCGAAAGGAGATGAAGAGAAGAGCAAACATAG AAGCAGCAATCCTGGAGAGTCACGGGATTGACGTGCAGAGTCCTGGTGGACATTCCAATAGTGACGACATTGAAGTCAACGACTACTGTGAGCAAGTGAGTCACGACTATTAG
- the LOC134338189 gene encoding homeobox-containing protein 1-like isoform X1 — MSYYNDEPRYTIEQIDLLQRLRRSGMTKHEIIHALETMERLDQEQSEKFVRRPNYSSNYGNNVSASSSTASAATQTQSIAQSPSPSNSYDTSPPPYNTSHTGRESIASERLVASGTLSPRYQNSGSQRSYSFDTGDDDADLEEKVEEYMRRDSNAVKEEIKAFLANRRISQAVVGQVTGISQSYISQWLLQQGLDMSEPKKRAFYRWYLLEKNSPGATLSMRPVSTTTTEDPEWRSNVSPVTGNFRLRRGSRFTWRKECLSVMESYFGENQYPDEAKREEIANACNTVIQKPGKKLSEFERVTPLKVYNWFANRRKEMKRRANIEAAILESHGIDVQSPGGHSNSDDIEVNDYCEQDENTCHSDHQQDPISLAVEMAAVNHSVLALAGQGGSEIKTEAVDDD; from the exons ATGTCTTACTACAATGACGAGCCTCGATACACCATTGAACAAATTGATCTCCTCCAACGCCTGCGCCGATCAGGAATGACTAAACACGAAATAATTCATGCACTTGAAACAATGGAGCGGCTTGACCAGGAGCAAAGTGAAAAGTTTGTTAGGCGGCCTAACTACAGTAGTAACTATGGAAACAATGTTTCTGCATCCTCTTCGACGGCTTCTGCTGCTACACAGACTCAAAGTATTGCTCAATCTCCCTCGCCTAGCAATAGCTATGACACATCACCTCCACCCTACAATACAAGCCACACTGGACGGGAAAGCATAGCAAGTGAGAGACTTGTTGCCAGTGGGACACTATCTCCGCGGTACCAGAACAGTGGCAGTCAGAGGTCTTATAGTTTTGACACAGGAGATGATGATGCAGACTTGGAAGAGAAGGTGGAGGAGTACATGAG GAGAGACAGCAATGCAGTAAAAGAAGAAATCAAAGCGTTTTTAGCCAATCGGAGGATTTCTCAGGCTGTAGTTGGGCAAGTCACAG GTATTAGCCAAAGTTATATATCTCAGTGGCTATTGCAGCAGGGTCTTGATATGAGTGAACCCAAGAAGAGGGCATTTTATCGGTGGTATCTTCTAGAAAAAAATAGTCCAG GTGCTACTTTAAGTATGAGGCCAGTTTCAACCACAACAACAGAAGATCCTGAGTGGCGATCAAACGTCAGTCCAGTGACTGGAAACTTTCGTCTCAGAAGAGGAAGTAGATTTACCTGGCGCAAAGAGTGCCTGTCTGTCATGGAAAG TTATTTTGGTGAAAATCAGTATCCTGATGAGGCAAAGCGTGAGGAAATTGCAAATGCTTGCAATACAGTCATACAAAAACCAG GTAAAAAGCTTTCAGAATTTGAACGAGTTACTCCTCTGAAAGTGTATAACTGGTTTGCCAATCGTCGAAAGGAGATGAAGAGAAGAGCAAACATAG AAGCAGCAATCCTGGAGAGTCACGGGATTGACGTGCAGAGTCCTGGTGGACATTCCAATAGTGACGACATTGAAGTCAACGACTACTGTGAGCAA GATGAAAATACCTGTCATAGTGACCATCAGCAAGATCCCATCTCATTGGCTGTCGAAATGGCAGCTGTCAATCATTCAGTCCTAGCTTTGGCCGGCCAGGGTGGAAGTGAGATCAAGACAGAAGCAGTCGACGATGATTGA
- the LOC134338189 gene encoding homeobox-containing protein 1-like isoform X5 yields MSYYNDEPRYTIEQIDLLQRLRRSGMTKHEIIHALETMERLDQEQSEKFVRRPNYSSNYGNNVSASSSTASAATQTQSIAQSPSPSNSYDTSPPPYNTSHTGRESIASERLVASGTLSPRYQNSGSQRSYSFDTGDDDADLEEKVEEYMRRDSNAVKEEIKAFLANRRISQAVVGQVTGISQSYISQWLLQQGLDMSEPKKRAFYRWYLLEKNSPGATLSMRPVSTTTTEDPEWRSNVSPVTGNFRLRRGSRFTWRKECLSVMESYFGENQYPDEAKREEIANACNTVIQKPGKKLSEFERVTPLKVYNWFANRRKEMKRRANIAAILESHGIDVQSPGGHSNSDDIEVNDYCEQVSHDY; encoded by the exons ATGTCTTACTACAATGACGAGCCTCGATACACCATTGAACAAATTGATCTCCTCCAACGCCTGCGCCGATCAGGAATGACTAAACACGAAATAATTCATGCACTTGAAACAATGGAGCGGCTTGACCAGGAGCAAAGTGAAAAGTTTGTTAGGCGGCCTAACTACAGTAGTAACTATGGAAACAATGTTTCTGCATCCTCTTCGACGGCTTCTGCTGCTACACAGACTCAAAGTATTGCTCAATCTCCCTCGCCTAGCAATAGCTATGACACATCACCTCCACCCTACAATACAAGCCACACTGGACGGGAAAGCATAGCAAGTGAGAGACTTGTTGCCAGTGGGACACTATCTCCGCGGTACCAGAACAGTGGCAGTCAGAGGTCTTATAGTTTTGACACAGGAGATGATGATGCAGACTTGGAAGAGAAGGTGGAGGAGTACATGAG GAGAGACAGCAATGCAGTAAAAGAAGAAATCAAAGCGTTTTTAGCCAATCGGAGGATTTCTCAGGCTGTAGTTGGGCAAGTCACAG GTATTAGCCAAAGTTATATATCTCAGTGGCTATTGCAGCAGGGTCTTGATATGAGTGAACCCAAGAAGAGGGCATTTTATCGGTGGTATCTTCTAGAAAAAAATAGTCCAG GTGCTACTTTAAGTATGAGGCCAGTTTCAACCACAACAACAGAAGATCCTGAGTGGCGATCAAACGTCAGTCCAGTGACTGGAAACTTTCGTCTCAGAAGAGGAAGTAGATTTACCTGGCGCAAAGAGTGCCTGTCTGTCATGGAAAG TTATTTTGGTGAAAATCAGTATCCTGATGAGGCAAAGCGTGAGGAAATTGCAAATGCTTGCAATACAGTCATACAAAAACCAG GTAAAAAGCTTTCAGAATTTGAACGAGTTACTCCTCTGAAAGTGTATAACTGGTTTGCCAATCGTCGAAAGGAGATGAAGAGAAGAGCAAACATAG CAGCAATCCTGGAGAGTCACGGGATTGACGTGCAGAGTCCTGGTGGACATTCCAATAGTGACGACATTGAAGTCAACGACTACTGTGAGCAAGTGAGTCACGACTATTAG
- the LOC134338189 gene encoding homeobox-containing protein 1-like isoform X2, with amino-acid sequence MSYYNDEPRYTIEQIDLLQRLRRSGMTKHEIIHALETMERLDQEQSEKFVRRPNYSSNYGNNVSASSSTASAATQTQSIAQSPSPSNSYDTSPPPYNTSHTGRESIASERLVASGTLSPRYQNSGSQRSYSFDTGDDDADLEEKVEEYMRRDSNAVKEEIKAFLANRRISQAVVGQVTGISQSYISQWLLQQGLDMSEPKKRAFYRWYLLEKNSPGATLSMRPVSTTTTEDPEWRSNVSPVTGNFRLRRGSRFTWRKECLSVMESYFGENQYPDEAKREEIANACNTVIQKPGKKLSEFERVTPLKVYNWFANRRKEMKRRANIAAILESHGIDVQSPGGHSNSDDIEVNDYCEQDENTCHSDHQQDPISLAVEMAAVNHSVLALAGQGGSEIKTEAVDDD; translated from the exons ATGTCTTACTACAATGACGAGCCTCGATACACCATTGAACAAATTGATCTCCTCCAACGCCTGCGCCGATCAGGAATGACTAAACACGAAATAATTCATGCACTTGAAACAATGGAGCGGCTTGACCAGGAGCAAAGTGAAAAGTTTGTTAGGCGGCCTAACTACAGTAGTAACTATGGAAACAATGTTTCTGCATCCTCTTCGACGGCTTCTGCTGCTACACAGACTCAAAGTATTGCTCAATCTCCCTCGCCTAGCAATAGCTATGACACATCACCTCCACCCTACAATACAAGCCACACTGGACGGGAAAGCATAGCAAGTGAGAGACTTGTTGCCAGTGGGACACTATCTCCGCGGTACCAGAACAGTGGCAGTCAGAGGTCTTATAGTTTTGACACAGGAGATGATGATGCAGACTTGGAAGAGAAGGTGGAGGAGTACATGAG GAGAGACAGCAATGCAGTAAAAGAAGAAATCAAAGCGTTTTTAGCCAATCGGAGGATTTCTCAGGCTGTAGTTGGGCAAGTCACAG GTATTAGCCAAAGTTATATATCTCAGTGGCTATTGCAGCAGGGTCTTGATATGAGTGAACCCAAGAAGAGGGCATTTTATCGGTGGTATCTTCTAGAAAAAAATAGTCCAG GTGCTACTTTAAGTATGAGGCCAGTTTCAACCACAACAACAGAAGATCCTGAGTGGCGATCAAACGTCAGTCCAGTGACTGGAAACTTTCGTCTCAGAAGAGGAAGTAGATTTACCTGGCGCAAAGAGTGCCTGTCTGTCATGGAAAG TTATTTTGGTGAAAATCAGTATCCTGATGAGGCAAAGCGTGAGGAAATTGCAAATGCTTGCAATACAGTCATACAAAAACCAG GTAAAAAGCTTTCAGAATTTGAACGAGTTACTCCTCTGAAAGTGTATAACTGGTTTGCCAATCGTCGAAAGGAGATGAAGAGAAGAGCAAACATAG CAGCAATCCTGGAGAGTCACGGGATTGACGTGCAGAGTCCTGGTGGACATTCCAATAGTGACGACATTGAAGTCAACGACTACTGTGAGCAA GATGAAAATACCTGTCATAGTGACCATCAGCAAGATCCCATCTCATTGGCTGTCGAAATGGCAGCTGTCAATCATTCAGTCCTAGCTTTGGCCGGCCAGGGTGGAAGTGAGATCAAGACAGAAGCAGTCGACGATGATTGA
- the LOC134338189 gene encoding homeobox-containing protein 1-like isoform X3 — MSYYNDEPRYTIEQIDLLQRLRRSGMTKHEIIHALETMERLDQEQSEKFVRRPNYSSNYGNNVSASSSTASAATQTQSIAQSPSPSNSYDTSPPPYNTSHTGRESIASERLVASGTLSPRYQNSGSQRSYSFDTGDDDADLEEKVEEYMRRDSNAVKEEIKAFLANRRISQAVVGQVTGISQSYISQWLLQQGLDMSEPKKRAFYRWYLLEKNSPGATLSMRPVSTTTTEDPEWRSNVSPVTGNFRLRRGSRFTWRKECLSVMESYFGENQYPDEAKREEIANACNTVIQKPGKKLSEFERVTPLKVYNWFANRRKEMKRRANIAILESHGIDVQSPGGHSNSDDIEVNDYCEQDENTCHSDHQQDPISLAVEMAAVNHSVLALAGQGGSEIKTEAVDDD; from the exons ATGTCTTACTACAATGACGAGCCTCGATACACCATTGAACAAATTGATCTCCTCCAACGCCTGCGCCGATCAGGAATGACTAAACACGAAATAATTCATGCACTTGAAACAATGGAGCGGCTTGACCAGGAGCAAAGTGAAAAGTTTGTTAGGCGGCCTAACTACAGTAGTAACTATGGAAACAATGTTTCTGCATCCTCTTCGACGGCTTCTGCTGCTACACAGACTCAAAGTATTGCTCAATCTCCCTCGCCTAGCAATAGCTATGACACATCACCTCCACCCTACAATACAAGCCACACTGGACGGGAAAGCATAGCAAGTGAGAGACTTGTTGCCAGTGGGACACTATCTCCGCGGTACCAGAACAGTGGCAGTCAGAGGTCTTATAGTTTTGACACAGGAGATGATGATGCAGACTTGGAAGAGAAGGTGGAGGAGTACATGAG GAGAGACAGCAATGCAGTAAAAGAAGAAATCAAAGCGTTTTTAGCCAATCGGAGGATTTCTCAGGCTGTAGTTGGGCAAGTCACAG GTATTAGCCAAAGTTATATATCTCAGTGGCTATTGCAGCAGGGTCTTGATATGAGTGAACCCAAGAAGAGGGCATTTTATCGGTGGTATCTTCTAGAAAAAAATAGTCCAG GTGCTACTTTAAGTATGAGGCCAGTTTCAACCACAACAACAGAAGATCCTGAGTGGCGATCAAACGTCAGTCCAGTGACTGGAAACTTTCGTCTCAGAAGAGGAAGTAGATTTACCTGGCGCAAAGAGTGCCTGTCTGTCATGGAAAG TTATTTTGGTGAAAATCAGTATCCTGATGAGGCAAAGCGTGAGGAAATTGCAAATGCTTGCAATACAGTCATACAAAAACCAG GTAAAAAGCTTTCAGAATTTGAACGAGTTACTCCTCTGAAAGTGTATAACTGGTTTGCCAATCGTCGAAAGGAGATGAAGAGAAGAGCAAACATAG CAATCCTGGAGAGTCACGGGATTGACGTGCAGAGTCCTGGTGGACATTCCAATAGTGACGACATTGAAGTCAACGACTACTGTGAGCAA GATGAAAATACCTGTCATAGTGACCATCAGCAAGATCCCATCTCATTGGCTGTCGAAATGGCAGCTGTCAATCATTCAGTCCTAGCTTTGGCCGGCCAGGGTGGAAGTGAGATCAAGACAGAAGCAGTCGACGATGATTGA